One Gordonia sp. SID5947 genomic region harbors:
- a CDS encoding glycosyltransferase 87 family protein produces MTYLSAADSRLHRWAPSSAARTAVAAVFIASVTLQIVGIPFTSSFGTRTRIDLDVYRLGGQIWQHGQSLYADGSMPFTSDGIWLPFTYPPFAALGFMPLGAIGLGLAGLLISLITVALTVVILHIVLSMLSVGNPGNRWWIALLLGAGVVWLNPLWMTLGFGQINIILMAMIIVDIFVVGRARAAATGPFRGLLTGIASAIKLTPLVFVAVYLLTRQWRAAVVTVGTFVGAGALAWIWLPADSHGYWTHTLFHTTRIGDPAGRINQNLNAMWIRLIPQSESAEQLMWVISSLVVTVLALVAARACRPIAAFEACRRPDGGDASARVAAVMTVSVVALWGLLVSPTSWAHHWVWAIPTILTATVVASRDTDRRVRFGYGAVAATGLAIFALGPFQFLSPAVRQWSVVDHLIGNSYTLWGLAVLLVVWLFPPQITGEGTAHARPQLADAHIS; encoded by the coding sequence ATGACTTACCTGTCCGCGGCCGACAGCCGGCTGCACCGATGGGCGCCGTCGAGCGCCGCACGCACCGCCGTCGCCGCGGTGTTCATCGCGTCGGTCACCCTGCAGATCGTCGGGATCCCGTTCACGTCGAGTTTCGGCACCCGCACCCGCATCGACCTGGACGTCTACCGTCTCGGCGGCCAGATCTGGCAACACGGACAGAGCCTCTACGCCGACGGATCCATGCCGTTCACCAGCGACGGAATCTGGTTGCCGTTCACCTATCCCCCGTTCGCCGCGCTCGGCTTCATGCCACTCGGCGCCATCGGCCTCGGTCTGGCCGGACTGCTGATCTCGCTGATCACCGTCGCGCTGACGGTGGTGATCCTGCACATCGTGCTGAGCATGCTGTCGGTGGGCAATCCGGGAAACAGATGGTGGATCGCCCTGTTGCTCGGCGCCGGGGTGGTCTGGCTCAACCCATTGTGGATGACCCTCGGATTCGGACAGATCAACATCATCCTGATGGCGATGATCATCGTCGACATCTTCGTCGTCGGCCGCGCCCGTGCCGCGGCCACCGGCCCGTTCCGCGGTCTCCTGACCGGGATCGCATCCGCGATCAAGTTGACCCCGTTGGTCTTCGTCGCCGTCTATCTGCTGACGCGCCAGTGGCGGGCGGCCGTCGTCACGGTCGGCACCTTCGTCGGTGCCGGGGCGCTCGCGTGGATATGGCTTCCCGCGGATTCGCACGGCTATTGGACGCACACGCTCTTCCACACCACTCGCATCGGCGACCCCGCGGGCCGGATCAACCAGAACCTCAACGCGATGTGGATTCGCCTCATCCCGCAATCGGAATCGGCCGAGCAACTGATGTGGGTCATCAGTTCGCTGGTGGTGACCGTGCTGGCACTCGTCGCGGCGCGAGCATGTCGACCGATCGCGGCCTTCGAGGCATGTCGCCGTCCCGATGGCGGAGACGCCTCGGCACGGGTCGCGGCAGTCATGACGGTGTCGGTCGTCGCGCTGTGGGGTCTGCTCGTGTCGCCGACCTCGTGGGCCCATCACTGGGTCTGGGCGATCCCGACCATCCTGACCGCCACCGTGGTGGCGTCCCGCGACACCGACCGACGTGTCCGATTCGGATACGGCGCGGTGGCCGCAACAGGACTCGCGATCTTCGCGCTCGGCCCGTTCCAGTTCTTGTCGCCCGCGGTCCGTCAGTGGTCGGTCGTCGACCACCTGATCGGTAATTCGTACACGCTGTGGGGCCTGGCCGTCCTACTCGTGGTGTGGTTGTTCCCGCCGCAGATCACCGGCGAGGGCACCGCCCATGCACGACCACAGCTCGCGGACGCACACATCAGCTGA
- a CDS encoding polyadenylate-specific 3'-exoribonuclease AS: protein MRFFYDSEFIEDGTTIELISIGVVAEDGREFYAVSTEFDPGRAGDWVRTNVLPKLPSPASPYWRSRRQIRDELLAFLTADGADVELWAWVGAYDHVVLCQLWGPMTALPRPIPRFTRELRQHWEAAGRPALPPSPRDAHDALTDARHNWRRWQAIEKSRA from the coding sequence ATGCGGTTCTTCTACGACTCGGAGTTTATCGAGGACGGCACCACCATCGAGCTCATCTCGATAGGTGTCGTCGCCGAGGACGGACGTGAATTCTACGCGGTGTCCACCGAGTTCGACCCCGGCCGGGCCGGCGACTGGGTTCGGACCAACGTATTGCCCAAGCTACCGTCCCCGGCTTCGCCCTATTGGCGCAGCCGTCGACAGATCCGCGACGAGTTGCTCGCGTTCCTGACCGCCGACGGTGCGGACGTCGAGTTGTGGGCGTGGGTGGGTGCCTACGACCATGTGGTGCTGTGTCAGCTGTGGGGCCCGATGACGGCGCTGCCACGGCCGATACCGCGGTTCACGCGAGAGCTGCGACAGCACTGGGAGGCCGCGGGCCGGCCGGCGCTCCCGCCGTCGCCGCGAGACGCTCACGACGCGCTGACCGATGCCCGGCACAACTGGCGGCGGTGGCAGGCGATCGAGAAATCGCGAGCCTGA
- a CDS encoding 3-deoxy-7-phosphoheptulonate synthase class II has translation MTNWTVDVPIAELPELPPLPGDLQNRFDDAMARPAVQQPSWPAEEARKMRTVLESVPPICMPAEVRDLHAQLAEVAEGRAFLLQGGDCAETFVDNTEPHIKGNIRTLLQMAVVLTYGASMPVVKVARIAGQYAKPRSSDTDALGLPSYRGDMVNGFPADETTRRHDPSRLVRAYANAAAAMNLVRALTGSEADLRRVHLWNREFVRTSPAGARYEALASEIDRGLRFMDACGVTDTNLESASIFASHEALVLDYERAMLRLADVPSAGADPIPTGDGEKVLYDLSAHFLWIGERTRQLDGAHIAFAELIDNPIGVKIGPTTTPEQAVEYVERLDPHNRPGRLTLVARMGNNKVREVLPAIVSAVEATGHKVIWQSDPMHGNTHEASTGYKTRHFDRIVDEVQGFFEVHHALGSHPGGVHIELTGEDVTECLGGAQDISDLDLAGRYETACDPRLNTQQSLELAFLVAEMLRG, from the coding sequence GTGACGAACTGGACCGTAGACGTTCCGATCGCGGAGCTCCCGGAGCTGCCGCCGCTGCCCGGCGACCTGCAGAACCGGTTCGATGACGCGATGGCGCGCCCGGCAGTGCAGCAGCCGAGCTGGCCCGCCGAAGAGGCACGCAAGATGCGCACGGTCCTCGAGAGCGTGCCGCCGATCTGCATGCCGGCCGAGGTCCGTGATCTCCATGCGCAACTCGCCGAGGTCGCGGAGGGGCGCGCGTTCCTGCTCCAGGGCGGCGACTGCGCGGAGACCTTCGTCGACAACACCGAACCGCATATCAAGGGCAACATCCGTACCCTGCTGCAGATGGCCGTTGTGCTCACCTATGGCGCGAGCATGCCGGTGGTCAAGGTCGCCCGAATCGCGGGCCAGTACGCCAAGCCGCGGTCGTCGGACACCGATGCGCTCGGGCTGCCGTCGTATCGCGGGGACATGGTCAACGGGTTCCCGGCCGACGAGACCACCCGCAGGCATGATCCGTCGCGACTGGTGCGCGCGTACGCCAACGCCGCGGCTGCGATGAATCTGGTTCGCGCGCTGACGGGTTCGGAGGCGGACCTGCGGCGTGTGCATCTCTGGAACCGGGAGTTCGTACGGACCTCGCCGGCCGGGGCCCGCTATGAGGCGCTCGCATCCGAGATCGACCGGGGACTCCGCTTCATGGACGCGTGCGGGGTGACCGACACGAATCTGGAGTCGGCGTCCATCTTCGCGTCGCATGAGGCGCTAGTCCTCGACTACGAGCGCGCAATGCTGCGTCTGGCCGATGTTCCGAGCGCAGGGGCCGACCCCATCCCGACCGGCGACGGCGAGAAGGTGCTCTACGACCTGTCCGCCCATTTCCTCTGGATCGGCGAGCGGACCCGGCAGCTCGACGGCGCACACATCGCGTTCGCCGAGCTGATCGACAACCCGATCGGGGTCAAGATCGGTCCGACCACGACGCCCGAGCAGGCCGTCGAGTACGTCGAGCGGCTCGATCCGCACAACCGGCCGGGCAGGCTCACGCTGGTGGCCCGGATGGGCAACAACAAGGTGCGGGAGGTCTTGCCCGCCATCGTGTCCGCGGTCGAGGCCACCGGACACAAGGTCATCTGGCAGTCCGACCCCATGCACGGAAACACCCATGAGGCCTCGACCGGCTACAAGACGCGGCACTTCGATCGCATCGTCGACGAGGTACAGGGCTTCTTCGAGGTGCATCACGCGCTGGGCAGCCATCCCGGTGGCGTGCACATCGAACTCACCGGCGAGGACGTCACCGAATGCCTCGGTGGGGCACAGGACATCTCCGACCTCGACCTCGCCGGCCGCTACGAGACGGCCTGCGATCCCCGCCTGAACACGCAACAGTCGTTGGAGTTGGCCTTCCTCGTCGCGGAGATGCTGCGGGGCTGA
- a CDS encoding protein kinase produces the protein MKPPADSLLGASLEGRYRIDAPIARGGMSAVYLGVDLRLGRSVAIKVMDARYSGDPQFLRRFEFEARAVAGLKHPGLVAVYDQGIDDGIAFLVMELVQGGSLRELLRERGPMPPHAVSAVADPVLGGLGTAHAAGLVHRDVKPENVLISDVGEVKVADFGLVRAVAEAGVTSASVILGTAAYLSPEQVEAGDADARSDVYSMGVMMFELLTGRTPFRGDTPLALAYQRLSYDVPAPGDVVDGVPEEFDEIVLRATERDPAERYADGYDMRRALLAAADDLDLPSFTVPAPRMSAERDTMARLRAGRARPPAAAAPIVDPTRVESGPAATPPAVAPIAAAPRTRSDVPASKMTRQETRFDDRAEPDDNGPVRALIWTTLVLLLAVAIGAIGWWVGQTYLS, from the coding sequence GTGAAACCTCCCGCCGACTCACTCCTGGGCGCGTCCCTCGAGGGCCGCTACCGGATCGACGCGCCGATCGCGCGCGGCGGGATGTCCGCGGTCTACCTCGGGGTCGATCTGCGGCTGGGCAGGTCGGTGGCGATCAAGGTGATGGACGCCCGCTACAGCGGCGATCCGCAGTTCCTGCGGCGGTTCGAGTTCGAGGCCCGGGCCGTCGCCGGATTGAAACATCCTGGGCTGGTGGCCGTGTACGACCAGGGCATCGACGACGGGATCGCGTTTCTGGTGATGGAACTCGTCCAGGGTGGCAGCCTTCGGGAACTGCTGCGCGAACGCGGTCCGATGCCACCCCACGCGGTCAGCGCGGTGGCCGATCCGGTGCTCGGCGGACTCGGCACCGCCCACGCCGCCGGACTCGTCCACCGCGACGTGAAGCCCGAGAACGTGCTCATCTCCGACGTCGGCGAGGTGAAGGTCGCCGACTTCGGGCTGGTCCGTGCGGTCGCCGAGGCAGGCGTCACCTCGGCCAGTGTCATCCTGGGCACAGCGGCCTACCTGTCGCCCGAGCAGGTCGAGGCCGGCGACGCCGACGCCCGTAGCGACGTCTATTCGATGGGCGTCATGATGTTCGAATTGCTCACCGGCCGAACGCCTTTCCGTGGCGATACACCGCTGGCACTGGCATACCAGAGGCTCAGCTACGACGTGCCGGCGCCCGGCGACGTGGTCGACGGCGTACCCGAGGAGTTCGACGAGATCGTTCTGCGCGCCACCGAACGGGATCCCGCCGAGCGCTACGCGGACGGCTACGACATGCGGCGTGCGTTGCTCGCCGCCGCCGACGATCTGGATCTGCCGTCTTTCACGGTGCCGGCCCCGCGAATGTCCGCCGAACGCGACACGATGGCACGGTTGCGTGCCGGTCGCGCACGTCCTCCGGCCGCTGCCGCCCCGATCGTCGACCCCACCAGGGTGGAGTCGGGGCCCGCGGCGACACCGCCCGCCGTCGCGCCCATCGCTGCGGCGCCGAGGACGAGGTCCGACGTCCCCGCGTCGAAGATGACACGTCAGGAAACCCGGTTCGACGATCGGGCGGAACCAGACGACAACGGGCCGGTCCGCGCACTGATCTGGACGACCCTCGTACTGCTGCTCGCAGTCGCGATCGGCGCGATCGGGTGGTGGGTCGGGCAGACTTACCTCAGCTGA